The stretch of DNA GTAGGGATGGacccaagggggggggggggggggatgcaggcAGCTGGCAAAGGCATGTGGGTCCCCAGCAtctcccctcagccctgcccaaAATAAGCATCATTTTGAGCAAGATTAGGGGAGCCGGTTTCCATGGAGACTGTGCGTGTCTCCgcaccagcactgctggagaTGCTGGGGCAGGCCCTGGGTACCCACCGAGCCTCGCCTGTGCCTCTCTGCAAAATGGGGGCAACGCTGGCACCACCCGGCCTGGGGGGCAGCGCTTCCCCGTCCCTCCCCACCAGAGCTGGGGGGATGCCCAGGCCAGGCATCCCCatcgccctcctcctgcggggcACAGCAGCCCTCCGAGCCAGGGGGGGGGCCTGACTCTGCCACCCTGCCCGCAGCGCCGGGggctcctgcaggcagggctcGCTGCCAGCACCCACCGGGCACCGCGGCTCTCCTTCGGCGAGGGCCTGTGCCCGAGCAGGCAGCCCGGTGCCATCTGCCTGCGCTGACCCACTGGCTCCCACTCCGGGAAGCGCTGCTCGCTGCCGGAGTTAATTGGCGGTGCTAATTAGCACATTATTAAAACACCCCTCCCCCTGCTTCATGCAGGGTATGGCACTGCCAGGCGTGACGCTCGCCGTGTCCCTGCCTGGGCAGCAGAGACCTGTTGCAGAGCCAGGCACTGTGGGCAGGGCAGCTCGTCCCGGTGCCGGTGACACCGGCGACGGGCAGGGGACAGCCTGGCTGCGGCATGGGGCTGGTGGCTGCACGGCAGTGCCGGGTGCCGGCAGCAGCCCCGCGCACACAGCTCCCCAGATGGGAAGCGAGCAGAGAAGGGCAGCGTGTTATTAAAATGTGTTGAGTTGTAATAATCTAAGGGGGTGGTATTAACACATGGGAGGAAGctattttagaaacagaaatgctAAGGCGAGGGGCTGGCTCGGGCAGCGCCGCACCTCTTGGCTCCCAcggcagggtggggaggagagcccccagccccactcgcCCCcatctttctccccccccccccccccgtaggtTATCTACTACACGGAGATGCACAAGATCTTCGGGGATCTGACAGCGCAGATCGACCGGCCTGGTTTGAGTGATGAGCAGCGGGAGCGGGAGAACGACGCCAAGCTGAGTGAGCTGCGGGCTTTGTCCATCGTAGCCGATGACTGAGCGCTGCAGCGGGATGCCAGTGATGGGCaaggggctggggaccccccctCGGCTCCCACAGCCAGcctgctccccacctcctccctcctgggGATGGACTCAGGGGGCTTTagctgctggctgctcccttTGCCCCCATGGCTCTGCCCTCCTGCCAGGACAAGGTagtgcctggggctggggtgggggacacagcagggctccccctgccccccccccagccagccgTTTTCCAAAGGCAGCGTCTGGATTGTCTCTGCCCCCCCTGCAGCCAGGCTTTGCCTTAAATAGGGGTTTGCAGTGGAGCAGGGAAGCAAGTCCTCCAACTCAGCTGAAAGGGAGCGGGCTGGGTGCTGCCGGCCGTTCCCAGGCCCCAGCTCGATGCTGCACCATCGCACAGCTGCACGCTGGCCTGATGCGCCTCGGCActccccacacccaccccaaGTTTGGATCTGGCCCAGGCTCTTTGCCTTTCTGGCAGGAGGACGGGGTCACTCCTGCGGCTGCTGCTGGGCCATTCATTTTGTGCCTTAGGAGCGCAGTACCCCCCGCCCGGGGAGGGTAAAAgcatttaaattctattttttgaGGCATCAGGAGAGGGTGATGAAAGGGCTGTGCTTCCCATGCCGAGCATCAGGTGATGCCGCGCTCTGAATCCGCCCCGTTTTAAGCAGGAACGGTGCAAAGTGCCTCTGCCCCACagccgggggaagggggggggggtgtggtgtggggtgtgtgtgtgtgcacatctgCACAGCAGTGGGTGCATGGGTGCCCACCCAGGGGTATGGGGGAGCCCAGACCCCGGGGCAGAGGAAGGCGGGGGGATGCAAAAGGGAAATGCAGCCCAGCCGGGAGCAAACCCAGGAAAAACTGGGGCCAGAGTCGACTGTAGCCACCcctgggtgccgggggggggggggagcgggggctcCGCCGCTCTTCTCCAATAAAGTTTTTGGCAGAGCAGCGCCGGGGTCcgtgtccggggggggggggggtgcgcggTGCCAACGCCGGGCTGCTGCCGCCCTCTGCCGCCACCGGCCAGCCACTGCCgcacccggggcggggggggccccaCGCGGGGACGGCTCCCCCCCGTGGGCCGGcatggcccccagccccccggctACAGCAGAACACTCTTGGTTTGGAGGTGTAATTTTAAGAAAGGTATTAAGGGGCTGGAGGGGgcgggaaagagaaaagagggatTGAACAGCCCCTGAGGAGACGCAGAAAGGAAACGGCTTCAGCAAAGCACAAGAAATACAATTTTACAGTCGAATACAGCGAATCCGATCCCGAGCTGGCGCCTTTCAGCATACGGAAAGGCTGCAGGAGCCCTCGCTGCTGCCCTCCACGTCCTGGGACGAGCCGCTGCTGCGTGGGACAAGGGGGCGGAAAGCAGTTAcggggctggcagggcccggAGCTGATAACTGCATCAAAGAAACCTGCTACAGGCACGGCGGCATCCAGAGACTCCCCCGAGCTGCTGGGCAGCCTGCGGCACAGCAAGCACCAGCCCCCGTGTTTGGGTCCCTCCATCCTAAACAAGCCGGTCCGTCCCCCACTTGTGCATCCAGCTCAGAGCACCGAGATGGCCCATGCCCTGTCTCCGATACGCACGTGGCTGCAAGATTTCCTACCTAAGAGGTTTCCATTAAACGCAAACAACCGGTCAGAGCAGACCCTGCGCATCCCTACGGCTGTCCCGGCTCTGCATGCCTGGGGTGGGAGCCGGCTCGAGCCCATCTCCGCAGGGAGAGGGCCAGGACAGAAAAGGCTCGCAGGGACCTTGCTGCCATCCACGACCCCGCTGTGCGACGTCCAGGCAGGCAGGGACTTTGCTCTCTCCTGGTGGAGACCAGCTGGATGCTGATTCCTCGCCTAAGCAGTCATTAGTCTAGAAGAGAGGAGAAGGGGTGACCGGCAGCTCGCAAAGAGGGGACCCCACGTCCCAGCACATCTCACCCCGGCTTACCCAGCCTGACCTCCAGCGTGTGGATTTTGCTCTCCAGGTAGAGCTggctgctctgctttctccagCGGCTTCCCTAGGTTGAGCACCCTTGACGCTGTGGGAGACCTGGGCCAggccaggaggcagcagagggAGGTTTCCTGGAACAAGAACAAATCGTCACCCACCGCACGATCTCTGACAGCACAGGCTCCACCATACCCCCCAGCATCCCTACGCCTACTGAAAAGCTCCTCTTCCCTTCGGTGCACGTATCCACAGAAATTCAAACCAAAGTACACGAAGGCTAGGAGAGCACCCAGGGTCAGGACAGCCCTTGGGTCCAGAGCCTTGGGCTGCTGAAACACAGGCGTGCGTTAGGGACGGGAGAGGCCGAGCTCCCCAAAACACCGGTGCTTGCAGAGCGGGGTGCAGGCTGGGCTGAGAGAGCGCCCAGGATGAGTGGGACTGAACCAGGGACACCGGGTTCCCCCCTGGCTATGTACCTACGGCTGCTCAGCTTCGTCCTCCGCCATTTCGGCGGCCCTTTCTGGCTCCAGGTTCCTGCTCTCCAGTGGCTCTTCCTTCTCCGGCAAGGCCAGCAGCACCTTATAGGGCTTGTAGCCAAAATCCTGCTGCAGCATCTCCGGGAAGAGCTCAGCCACCATCACAGCCACttcggggagggagaggggcacaGGGGACCTGTCCACCCATGCTGTGCCAAGCCTACCTcagaggagagctgctcccaCCACCTCCTGTACAAACGGCAGGGTGCAGAGGGAGATGCTggagcaggcagcctgcccctcctgcctggccaggtggggatTGGCCATGAGGACTGGTTCCCTGGGAGCTTCGGGCTCCCAGCAGTAGCTCAGCGGTGCCTCCGGCAGCCGTGTGCTGCTCGGGGGCCTCCATCTCCTGCTAAAAACCACCCTGTTTACGtgggagcaggaagagaaggtgCTGGGAGCTGTCACCCAGAGCGGGACCTCACCACCTCCGAAACACAGCCCTGTCCAAGCACCTGCAGAAATGAAACCGCCTTTTGGGACATCTGAGCTGGCACGGCACCCGGCATCACCACACTCGGCCCCACGGCAAAGCCTCACCATCGTGGGCTTCTCCGGCGACGGGGGCAGCGAGGGTCCCTTCTCTGCCTTGGGCTGGCACGAGGCTTCCCACTCCTCCGGGGAGTCCTGCCCAGACGTCCAGCAGGAAAATCACCACCACCTCCCACCGGTACCTGAATTTGGCAAACCAGACCCTGCGGCATGGCGGGGAACGGCGGTCAgaagtgccccaggaatcccagCACAAAGCGGGGAGCTGGACCCCATAAAACCCTTCCCGCTGCCGGCAGGGAGGCTGCGAAGACAGGAATGAAGGGGACGGGAGCAGAGCCCTGACAGGTCATGGAAAGGCTGGTGACTGTCCCCAGCGAGGCCATTTGCAGGGACGCAGAGCGAGGCCCCAGCCCGAGAGCATCCCCTGCCCAGCCCGCACCCGGATCCCACACAAGTCACCACTGGGACCGAGCCAAgcctcctcccccagcacccGGCATGGAGAACTTCATCTCCCCTCAGCTGTTCTTTCCCAACCACATCACATGCCGGGCCAggtttaagcaaaataaaatcagttgCCACGGTTACCCGGAGCAGGGATGCTATATATAACTGTCATGCAAGGAGCCGAGCCCATGCGCCCGAGTGAGGGCCACGCTCTTCCATGGGCGACGCGTGGGGAGCTGAGCCCTGGCAGACCTTGCCCTGGCTCCTGAGCGGGCAAAGGTCCGTGGCAGCCCCGCAGGGGTGGTCTGCGGTGCCCTGGGTGGGCAGTGGCCACGTGCTGCGTCTTGGCTGGCGGCTCCATGGCCCGGAGGTGCcatgctcctcgctgcctgctgcagctggatTAAACCCCACCTCAGCTCTCCTAAATCCACCTTGCGGCTTCGTCTGCATCGCTGTGTCACCCCGTGCAGGGCTGCCAGCCCTCCCCTGCCACCTAATGCCCAGCAACCCGCCTCTCCTCCATCCAGCGCAGCCACTCATCCTTACGCCCTGCAGTCCCAGAGCTGCTCAGCAAAGCCCAGCTCCTGCTCTGTGCCGTCAGCtcctcctgctgtccctgcacTCAAGAGAGGGATTTCACCCAATGGAAACTTAATCCGAGCGTTCCCAGCGGTGCAAATTCTGCTCTAGTCTGGAAACCTGCTCCTGAACAAGCAGCCCTTTGCCAGGGCTGGGTCTGCACACCGGCAGGGTCGCACGCTGCACGCTCTCCGCACCGGGCTGGGGAGGACGACTCCATCTTACATAGTAAAAGTGGATAATTACCAGTTTCTCGCACCACCCACAAGATCCCAGCGTTAATAGGGAGAACttgcagaaagggaa from Aptenodytes patagonicus chromosome 24, bAptPat1.pri.cur, whole genome shotgun sequence encodes:
- the LOC143170591 gene encoding uncharacterized protein LOC143170591 isoform X1, whose product is MPGARTGAGATRADAPSVTPGRRYSSIQLPRGFYHLCLGWLDVFPPPGPLASSTPAASWWLTLRRMLRPLRMMPILLSGPRVWFAKFRYRWEVVVIFLLDVWAGLPGGVGSLVPAQGREGTLAAPVAGEAHDGNLPLLPPGLAQVSHSVKGAQPREAAGESRAASSTWRAKSTRWRSGWTNDCLGEESASSWSPPGESKVPACLDVAQRGRGWQQGPCEPFLSWPSPCGDGLEPAPTPGMQSRDSRRDAQGLL
- the LOC143170591 gene encoding uncharacterized protein LOC143170591 isoform X2, whose translation is MPGARTGAGATRADAPSVTPGRRYSSIQLPRGFYHLCLGWLDVFPPPGPLASSTPAASWWLTLRRMLRPLRMMPILLSGPRYRWEVVVIFLLDVWAGLPGGVGSLVPAQGREGTLAAPVAGEAHDGNLPLLPPGLAQVSHSVKGAQPREAAGESRAASSTWRAKSTRWRSGWTNDCLGEESASSWSPPGESKVPACLDVAQRGRGWQQGPCEPFLSWPSPCGDGLEPAPTPGMQSRDSRRDAQGLL